A single genomic interval of Pyruvatibacter sp. HU-CL02332 harbors:
- the trxA gene encoding thioredoxin TrxA — protein sequence MSTTKVTDDSFEGDVIDASGPVLVDFWAEWCGPCKQIGPALEEIAGELGEKLTIAKINIDENPNVPTKYGVRGIPTLMIFKDGQVAATKVGALPKSKISEWIEESI from the coding sequence ATGTCTACAACCAAAGTGACTGACGACAGTTTTGAAGGCGATGTGATTGACGCGTCCGGCCCCGTCCTTGTGGACTTCTGGGCTGAATGGTGCGGCCCCTGTAAGCAGATCGGACCGGCTCTTGAAGAGATTGCCGGCGAGCTCGGCGAAAAGCTGACCATTGCCAAGATCAACATCGACGAGAACCCCAACGTGCCGACAAAATACGGCGTGCGCGGTATCCCGACCCTGATGATCTTCAAGGACGGTCAGGTTGCAGCGACCAAGGTTGGTGCCCTGCCCAAGAGCAAGATTTCAGAGTGGATCGAAGAGTCGATCTAG
- a CDS encoding nucleotidyltransferase family protein, with the protein MTAPNTTIDTAMVMAAGHGTRMRPLTKNKPKALIEVAGKPMVDHAIDRLKDAGIKRIIVNIHAFADQMRAHLEARNDDSIIISDETDAILETGGGIKKALPLLGDKPIITHNCDSIWVEGMGKTLPRLLERFDAEEMDALLVVAVTANIVGDVARGDFTMDAAGCIEWRETASVAPFMYTGVQIIKPQLFADIEEDAFSTTKVWRGLIEDKRAYGLRHDGVWMHVGTPGALEEAETFLREL; encoded by the coding sequence ATGACAGCACCAAACACCACGATCGACACAGCAATGGTGATGGCTGCCGGGCACGGCACCCGCATGCGCCCCCTAACCAAAAACAAGCCCAAGGCGCTGATCGAAGTGGCGGGCAAGCCGATGGTGGATCATGCCATTGACCGGCTAAAGGATGCGGGCATCAAGCGCATCATCGTCAACATTCATGCCTTCGCCGACCAGATGCGGGCACATCTTGAGGCGCGCAATGATGACAGCATCATCATCTCGGATGAGACGGACGCCATTCTGGAAACAGGCGGCGGCATCAAGAAGGCGCTGCCGCTCCTGGGTGACAAACCCATCATTACCCACAATTGCGATTCCATCTGGGTCGAGGGCATGGGCAAGACCCTGCCACGTCTGCTAGAGCGGTTTGACGCCGAAGAGATGGATGCCCTGCTGGTTGTCGCTGTGACGGCCAACATTGTCGGCGATGTGGCGCGCGGTGACTTCACCATGGATGCGGCTGGCTGCATCGAGTGGCGGGAGACGGCTTCGGTCGCACCGTTCATGTATACGGGCGTGCAGATCATCAAGCCGCAGCTATTTGCAGACATCGAGGAAGATGCGTTTTCCACCACCAAGGTCTGGCGCGGTCTGATTGAAGACAAACGCGCCTATGGCCTGCGCCACGACGGCGTGTGGATGCATGTGGGCACGCCAGGTGCCCTGGAAGAAGCGGAGACGTTCCTCCGCGAGCTCTAA
- a CDS encoding phosphotransferase → MSADRTQARDAFLAQASWADASATPVAGDASTRLYERLVKGGKSAILMDAPPGPDGPPVKDGKSYSAIVHLAEDMRPFAAIARHLTQHGFSAPEIFAQDLTQGFLLLEDLGDGVFAARIDAGDSEEELYGGAVDVLAALHAVPAPTLLGCGDDGPHHIVPPFDDNALMTEAELLPSWYARLAFGDDLDATAQAAFHVAWTQVLPKARTAADVLLLRDYHSPNLLVLDDRSGLQRIGIIDFQDAVIGPAAYDVASLLQDARRTVPVDVETRLLARYEAARAAQNAGFDADAFRAAYAIMGAQRNTKIIGIFARLLLRDGKPGYLQHIPRLADYLARDLAHPALAPVAAWFEAHVPLEKIRVPIDPDTVTK, encoded by the coding sequence ATGAGCGCTGACCGCACGCAGGCGAGAGATGCGTTTCTCGCGCAGGCCAGCTGGGCTGACGCCAGTGCAACACCTGTTGCGGGCGACGCCTCGACGCGGCTGTACGAGCGGCTGGTCAAAGGCGGCAAGAGCGCCATTCTCATGGATGCGCCTCCCGGTCCCGACGGACCGCCCGTCAAGGACGGCAAGAGCTACAGCGCCATCGTGCATCTGGCAGAGGACATGCGGCCTTTCGCGGCCATTGCGCGGCACCTCACGCAGCATGGGTTCAGCGCACCTGAAATTTTTGCGCAGGACCTGACCCAGGGCTTTTTGCTGCTGGAAGATTTGGGCGACGGTGTTTTTGCAGCGCGTATTGATGCAGGCGACAGCGAAGAAGAGCTGTATGGCGGTGCGGTAGATGTACTGGCGGCCCTGCACGCGGTGCCTGCGCCCACACTCCTTGGCTGCGGAGATGATGGTCCACACCATATTGTCCCGCCCTTTGACGACAACGCTTTGATGACGGAAGCGGAGCTGCTGCCGTCCTGGTATGCACGGCTGGCCTTTGGGGATGACCTCGACGCAACAGCGCAGGCCGCGTTCCACGTTGCGTGGACGCAGGTGCTGCCCAAGGCCCGCACCGCTGCCGACGTTCTGCTGCTGCGCGACTATCATTCGCCCAATCTGCTGGTTCTCGATGATCGGTCTGGCCTTCAGCGCATCGGCATCATTGATTTTCAGGACGCCGTGATTGGTCCTGCTGCCTATGACGTGGCGTCCCTGCTGCAGGATGCGCGGCGTACTGTTCCAGTGGATGTCGAAACACGGTTGCTTGCCCGCTACGAGGCTGCGCGCGCTGCTCAGAATGCAGGCTTTGATGCGGATGCCTTCCGCGCGGCCTATGCCATCATGGGTGCGCAGCGGAACACCAAGATCATCGGCATTTTTGCCCGTCTGCTTCTGCGCGACGGCAAGCCGGGCTATTTGCAGCACATTCCACGACTGGCTGACTATCTCGCCCGCGATCTGGCGCATCCAGCCCTTGCGCCCGTGGCGGCCTGGTTTGAGGCGCATGTGCCCCTTGAAAAAATCCGTGTACCGATTGATCCGGACACTGTCACAAAATGA
- the addA gene encoding double-strand break repair helicase AddA — translation MADSNRHRLKIDGVEVEFEPSGANAELQSRSTAKQLDAADPKASVWVSANAGTGKTHTLTSRVARLLLSGTKPEHILCLTFTRAAAAQMQTKLYDRLGQWSTMAEDKLEEALFQLEGRHLEADEIAKARRLFASALETPGGLKIQTIHAFCESLLGRFPLEAGVSPHFSLADDRQSAELLAQARDDVLQASIDEPETPLAHAVVKLVGEADEAAFEMLLGEVTGMRHRIRRYVEQAQGLDAAERAVADALGVPPGATTHDLMAEALAELDPAQIRGAQSALASGKKTDATKATALAALLADMTPEGFEEHYPGIFLTQAGEPRASLMTKDLAAAHPDILQWMEDQQAALAALTAKLRAAQTAVLTGAILRVGYAVLDAYEAEKTRRGLLDYDDLITRTVSLLHSREGTQWVLYKLDMGLDHILVDEAQDTSPQQWKVIAALVTEFFAGDGARDFAPDQDGRGPGAVRTLFAVGDEKQSIFSFQGADPQEFSARRAAFRSMAGAATQTWHDIDLTVSWRTADQILSGVDKTFAPEPMRAGVVAGDEAIHHESVWTGRAGLVELWSPVTPDEIDEQELWDAPLDAVSGRSKEAKLATRIVGKLKDWIGKEILPQRDRAMEPGDVLILVRKRGAFVDELIRQLKTSNIPVAGVDRLVLGDHIAVMDLMALARFALLPDDDLTLATVLRSPLCAISEEGLFDLAHARASKEKTISLWKALEERADMVDGAPEALAYLSEVRARTGILRPHEFFTRVLGADGGRDRLVARLGMDVHDPIDEFLNQTLSYEASNTPSLQGFVAWMDAGDTEIKRDLDQGGNQVRIMTVHGAKGLEANVVILPDTVQAGGTPGRASLIAHKDTRDDGLVTYSPRKTDADELSLAARAAREAREDEEYRRLLYVAMTRAMDRLYIAAAHGSRGMNDTSWYVRAADALKPDAEELEEEFADGTGTVWRLESEQLVEAVPDKQSHAVADAITLPSWATQPAPVEQVPLGPLAPSMMPDAEDASGEAGAFSDPPALSPLAADGVNPAQRFARGRLVHTLLQHLPEQSSNDREALALGYLSRAAAGQFDEATQGDIAAEVLAILDDPQFADLFGPNSRAEVSLAGRVMWNGKQVPLSGQIDRLVVTDDRILIADYKTNRPPPERVEDVAAVYLDQMAAYRSLVQAAYPGRSVACALVWTDGPRLMELPGIALDQRGNSVN, via the coding sequence ATGGCAGACAGCAACCGACACCGATTGAAGATCGACGGTGTCGAGGTTGAGTTTGAACCTTCCGGCGCCAATGCAGAGCTCCAAAGCCGCTCCACGGCCAAGCAGCTTGATGCCGCTGATCCCAAGGCCAGCGTCTGGGTGTCTGCCAATGCGGGCACCGGCAAAACCCACACGCTCACAAGCCGTGTGGCGCGCTTGCTGCTGAGCGGCACGAAGCCCGAGCACATTTTGTGTCTCACTTTCACGCGGGCAGCTGCCGCACAGATGCAGACCAAGCTCTATGACCGGCTGGGCCAATGGTCCACCATGGCCGAGGACAAGCTTGAAGAGGCATTGTTCCAGCTTGAAGGGCGGCATCTTGAGGCAGATGAAATCGCCAAGGCGCGGCGTCTGTTTGCCAGCGCCCTTGAGACACCCGGCGGCCTCAAGATTCAAACCATCCATGCCTTCTGCGAAAGCCTTTTGGGCCGCTTCCCGCTTGAAGCCGGTGTCAGCCCGCATTTTTCTCTTGCCGACGACCGTCAGTCTGCGGAGCTTCTGGCGCAGGCGCGCGATGACGTTCTTCAGGCCAGCATCGACGAGCCGGAGACGCCTCTTGCCCATGCGGTCGTCAAACTTGTTGGCGAGGCCGACGAAGCAGCGTTTGAAATGCTGCTGGGCGAAGTCACGGGCATGCGCCACCGCATCCGGCGTTACGTTGAACAGGCGCAAGGCCTGGACGCTGCTGAACGCGCGGTCGCCGATGCTCTGGGTGTGCCGCCGGGGGCGACCACTCACGACTTGATGGCGGAGGCCCTCGCGGAGCTCGACCCCGCTCAGATACGGGGCGCGCAATCTGCACTGGCGTCGGGCAAAAAAACGGATGCGACCAAGGCAACCGCCCTTGCCGCCTTGCTGGCGGACATGACACCGGAGGGTTTTGAGGAACACTACCCGGGCATCTTCCTGACCCAGGCAGGTGAGCCACGGGCGAGCCTGATGACAAAGGATCTGGCTGCGGCCCATCCAGATATCCTGCAATGGATGGAAGATCAGCAGGCCGCACTGGCAGCCCTCACCGCGAAGCTGCGGGCAGCCCAGACCGCCGTTCTGACCGGTGCCATCCTGCGGGTCGGCTATGCAGTGCTCGACGCCTATGAGGCCGAGAAGACACGTCGCGGTCTATTGGATTATGACGACCTCATCACCCGCACTGTGTCTCTGCTGCACAGCCGCGAGGGCACCCAGTGGGTGCTCTACAAACTGGACATGGGCCTCGATCATATTCTGGTGGACGAAGCGCAGGACACGAGCCCGCAGCAATGGAAAGTCATTGCAGCGCTGGTGACCGAGTTTTTTGCAGGCGATGGCGCGCGGGACTTCGCGCCGGATCAGGATGGGCGCGGCCCCGGTGCCGTGCGCACGCTGTTTGCCGTGGGTGATGAGAAGCAGTCGATCTTCTCGTTTCAGGGGGCAGACCCGCAGGAGTTTTCCGCCCGTCGGGCTGCGTTCCGGTCCATGGCAGGTGCGGCAACCCAGACATGGCATGACATTGATCTCACCGTCTCCTGGCGGACGGCAGACCAGATCTTGTCCGGTGTCGACAAGACGTTTGCGCCTGAGCCGATGCGCGCGGGCGTCGTTGCCGGTGACGAGGCGATCCACCATGAAAGCGTGTGGACCGGGCGTGCGGGGCTGGTGGAACTCTGGTCGCCGGTGACCCCGGACGAAATCGACGAACAGGAATTGTGGGACGCCCCGCTGGATGCGGTCAGCGGACGCAGCAAGGAAGCCAAGCTTGCAACGCGGATTGTCGGCAAGCTGAAAGACTGGATCGGCAAGGAGATTCTGCCGCAGCGCGACCGGGCCATGGAGCCGGGGGATGTGCTCATTCTTGTGCGCAAACGCGGCGCCTTCGTGGATGAGCTGATCCGCCAGCTCAAGACATCCAACATTCCCGTGGCCGGTGTGGACCGGCTGGTACTGGGGGACCACATTGCCGTCATGGATCTGATGGCCCTGGCGCGCTTTGCGCTGTTGCCGGACGATGATCTGACGCTTGCGACCGTGTTGCGCAGTCCCCTGTGCGCCATCAGCGAGGAAGGTCTGTTTGACCTTGCCCATGCGCGCGCCTCAAAGGAAAAAACCATCAGCCTGTGGAAGGCGCTGGAAGAGCGGGCCGACATGGTGGATGGCGCGCCCGAGGCCCTCGCCTATCTGTCGGAGGTCCGCGCCCGGACCGGCATCCTGCGGCCCCACGAATTTTTTACGCGCGTGCTGGGGGCTGATGGCGGTCGGGACAGGCTGGTGGCGCGGCTGGGCATGGATGTGCATGACCCCATCGACGAGTTTCTCAATCAGACGCTCAGCTACGAGGCCTCCAATACGCCGTCCCTGCAGGGTTTTGTCGCGTGGATGGATGCGGGCGACACAGAGATCAAGCGCGACCTGGACCAGGGCGGCAATCAGGTGCGCATCATGACCGTGCACGGGGCCAAGGGTCTGGAAGCCAACGTCGTGATCCTGCCCGACACGGTGCAGGCAGGCGGCACGCCGGGACGTGCCTCGCTCATTGCGCACAAGGATACCCGCGACGACGGGCTGGTAACCTACAGCCCGCGCAAGACCGATGCAGACGAGCTGTCGCTCGCAGCACGCGCCGCGCGCGAGGCGCGTGAGGATGAGGAATATCGCCGCCTGCTGTATGTGGCCATGACCCGTGCCATGGACCGGCTCTACATCGCCGCCGCCCATGGGTCCCGGGGCATGAATGACACGAGCTGGTATGTGCGCGCGGCGGATGCGCTCAAGCCCGATGCAGAAGAACTGGAAGAAGAGTTTGCCGATGGCACCGGCACTGTCTGGCGGCTGGAGAGCGAGCAGCTTGTGGAGGCCGTGCCGGACAAGCAAAGCCATGCCGTCGCCGATGCAATCACGCTTCCCTCCTGGGCCACACAACCAGCACCCGTGGAGCAGGTCCCCCTTGGTCCGCTGGCACCGTCCATGATGCCTGATGCAGAAGATGCGTCAGGGGAAGCGGGTGCGTTCAGTGATCCGCCGGCGCTCTCGCCCTTGGCGGCTGATGGCGTCAACCCGGCGCAACGGTTTGCACGGGGTCGGCTGGTGCACACCTTGTTGCAACATTTGCCGGAACAATCCTCCAACGACCGCGAAGCACTGGCGCTGGGTTATCTGTCCCGCGCCGCTGCCGGACAGTTTGATGAGGCGACACAGGGCGACATTGCGGCTGAAGTGCTGGCCATTCTGGATGACCCGCAATTTGCGGATCTGTTCGGGCCCAACAGCCGGGCGGAGGTTTCGCTGGCAGGCCGGGTCATGTGGAACGGCAAGCAGGTGCCGTTGTCGGGTCAGATCGACCGGCTGGTTGTGACCGATGACCGCATTCTGATTGCGGATTACAAGACAAACCGACCACCGCCGGAGCGCGTTGAAGATGTGGCGGCGGTCTATCTGGATCAGATGGCCGCCTACCGTTCCCTTGTGCAGGCGGCCTATCCGGGCCGGTCTGTTGCGTGTGCTCTGGTGTGGACCGACGGCCCCAGACTCATGGAATTGCCCGGCATTGCGCTAGATCAACGTGGAAACAGTGTGAATTAG
- the addB gene encoding double-strand break repair protein AddB has protein sequence MGQVFTIPPHVPFLPALAAGLLARGDALATTTVLVPTRRAARALVEALLEQSETDALLLPDIRPLGDVDEELGFGGAEAGDAPLTLPPAIEPMHRTLVLAQIIERHAEATGLTTMSQAQAIALAGELAALMDTFAAQDVPLSKLQDVVHREFADHWKETLTFLEVITDIWPQMLSTLGLMDPARRRADLIKATCKRWQDTPPGAIVAAGSTGSLKATADMLKTIAGLDEGTVVLPGLDQQMDDAAWAACEPAHPQFGLKLLLSRIGMERHAVNVWTHGKTLPNAEARTRLVSEAQRPAETTDQWKDADTNLSPIIDDALTGLTMVSADNPQLESLTIALALREALETPGKTAALVTPDRNLARRVASDLARWGIIVDDSGGQPLAHTRAGGFLLQVAEMLTEQLAPIEMLTALRHPLARGGEEEGVFHGLVDLLDKQVLRGPRPAPGLDGIADAIQEAATRKYGPLNENEHARARRLHGALTSFIGTPLEVMDADEVDAAALIEAHLTAAEALAATHEETGAQRLWSGASGEAASTFMADVMAQASLLGSISPADYPAILGALMTGRMVRPVRRSHARLQILGPLEARLQHADRLVLGGLNEGVWPQRAETGAWINRPMRAQLGLEAPERLIGLAAHDVAQGLGTGDVILTRAERSDGQPTVPSRWWLRLENLVGGLPMPGDDSKKKKRRIPTGPWLAMARELDRPVREARQIDRPAPTPPVEARPGRLSVTRINDLFRDPYAIYASHVLGLNVLDDLDADAGARDRGDIIHKILERFSLEHPPTAKKPMPDNAYGELVAIAREEFDKTDARPAVQAIWYPRFLEVAEWFLTWETERRTGIKQTFVELKGEHIVALPTRVFTLSGIADRIDLLNDGSLAILDYKTGAAPTAKQTTAKFSVQLPLEAAMARDGAFHTDKDGKTIGPPKALTSELAYVELKTGKVVSAVEKNADVMTEADAAMGHMVDLLTLFETEDTPYISRPRPQFLTYDGDYDHLARVKEWQTATDTD, from the coding sequence ATGGGCCAGGTTTTCACCATTCCCCCGCATGTACCGTTCCTGCCTGCCCTTGCGGCGGGGCTGCTGGCGCGTGGGGATGCGCTGGCCACAACCACAGTTCTGGTGCCCACCCGCCGTGCCGCCCGTGCCCTTGTGGAGGCCCTGCTGGAGCAAAGCGAAACCGACGCCTTGCTGCTGCCGGACATTCGCCCGCTGGGCGACGTGGACGAGGAGCTTGGCTTTGGGGGAGCAGAAGCCGGCGACGCGCCGCTGACCCTGCCGCCGGCCATTGAGCCCATGCACCGCACACTGGTGCTGGCGCAGATCATTGAGCGTCACGCGGAGGCGACCGGCCTCACCACCATGAGCCAGGCACAGGCCATTGCGCTGGCCGGGGAACTGGCCGCCCTCATGGATACATTTGCGGCGCAGGATGTGCCACTCAGCAAATTGCAGGATGTGGTGCATCGCGAATTCGCCGACCACTGGAAAGAGACGCTGACCTTTCTCGAGGTGATTACGGACATCTGGCCACAGATGCTCAGCACCCTTGGCCTGATGGACCCAGCCCGCCGCCGCGCCGATCTCATCAAGGCGACGTGCAAACGCTGGCAGGACACTCCACCCGGCGCCATCGTCGCTGCCGGGTCCACCGGCTCCCTCAAGGCAACTGCGGACATGCTCAAGACCATTGCCGGTCTTGACGAGGGAACTGTTGTGCTGCCCGGCCTTGACCAGCAGATGGACGACGCGGCGTGGGCGGCGTGTGAACCCGCGCACCCGCAGTTTGGCCTCAAGCTGCTTCTCTCGCGCATCGGCATGGAGCGCCATGCCGTCAACGTCTGGACCCACGGCAAAACACTCCCCAACGCTGAAGCGCGTACGCGGCTGGTGAGTGAAGCGCAGCGGCCCGCGGAAACAACGGACCAGTGGAAAGACGCTGATACAAACCTGTCGCCGATCATCGACGACGCTCTTACCGGTCTCACCATGGTGAGTGCGGACAATCCGCAGCTCGAATCCCTGACCATCGCCCTTGCCCTGCGCGAAGCCCTGGAGACGCCTGGCAAGACCGCAGCCCTTGTGACACCGGACCGAAATCTCGCCCGCCGCGTCGCCAGCGATCTGGCGCGCTGGGGCATCATTGTGGACGACAGTGGCGGCCAGCCGCTGGCTCATACGCGGGCAGGTGGTTTTTTGCTGCAGGTGGCCGAAATGCTGACCGAGCAGCTTGCCCCCATCGAGATGCTGACGGCCCTGCGTCATCCCCTCGCGCGCGGCGGGGAAGAAGAAGGCGTCTTCCATGGATTGGTGGACCTGCTGGACAAGCAGGTTCTGCGCGGCCCCCGTCCTGCGCCCGGTCTTGACGGCATTGCCGACGCCATTCAGGAAGCCGCCACCCGCAAGTATGGCCCGCTCAACGAAAATGAACACGCGCGGGCACGGCGACTGCATGGAGCACTTACCTCGTTCATTGGCACGCCCCTTGAGGTGATGGATGCGGACGAGGTTGATGCCGCCGCCCTCATTGAAGCGCATCTCACCGCAGCAGAAGCGCTCGCGGCGACCCATGAGGAAACAGGTGCACAGCGATTGTGGTCCGGTGCGTCGGGCGAAGCGGCTTCCACCTTCATGGCGGATGTCATGGCGCAGGCCAGTCTGCTGGGCAGCATTTCGCCTGCGGACTACCCGGCCATTCTTGGCGCGCTCATGACCGGCCGCATGGTGCGGCCCGTGCGGCGCTCCCATGCCCGGTTGCAGATACTCGGCCCCCTTGAAGCGCGTCTGCAACATGCTGACCGACTGGTGCTGGGTGGCCTCAACGAAGGCGTGTGGCCACAGCGCGCTGAAACGGGCGCATGGATCAACCGCCCCATGCGCGCGCAGCTTGGCCTTGAGGCCCCTGAACGGCTGATCGGTCTTGCGGCCCATGATGTGGCGCAGGGACTTGGCACCGGGGACGTGATCCTGACCCGGGCGGAACGCTCGGACGGTCAGCCCACGGTGCCGTCGCGCTGGTGGCTGCGGCTTGAAAATCTCGTCGGTGGTCTGCCGATGCCCGGAGACGACAGCAAGAAGAAGAAACGCCGCATCCCAACCGGCCCATGGCTTGCCATGGCGCGGGAGCTGGACCGACCGGTCCGTGAAGCCCGACAGATTGATCGCCCGGCACCAACCCCGCCGGTGGAAGCGCGCCCTGGCCGCCTGTCCGTCACCCGCATCAATGATCTCTTCCGCGATCCATATGCCATCTATGCCAGCCATGTGCTGGGGTTGAATGTGCTGGATGATCTGGACGCAGATGCCGGTGCGCGGGACCGTGGCGACATCATCCACAAAATCCTCGAACGGTTTTCACTGGAGCATCCGCCCACCGCCAAAAAGCCGATGCCGGACAATGCTTATGGCGAGTTGGTCGCCATTGCGCGGGAAGAATTTGACAAGACCGATGCCCGCCCTGCCGTGCAGGCCATCTGGTATCCGCGCTTTTTGGAGGTCGCAGAGTGGTTCCTCACCTGGGAAACCGAGCGGCGGACCGGCATCAAGCAGACATTCGTGGAGCTGAAAGGCGAGCACATTGTCGCCCTGCCGACACGCGTATTCACGCTGAGTGGCATTGCCGATCGCATTGACCTGCTCAACGACGGCTCGCTGGCGATCCTCGACTACAAGACGGGCGCCGCGCCGACTGCCAAACAGACCACCGCAAAATTTTCCGTGCAGCTGCCCCTTGAGGCCGCCATGGCCAGAGATGGTGCGTTCCACACGGACAAGGACGGCAAGACCATCGGCCCACCCAAGGCGCTCACCAGCGAGCTGGCCTATGTGGAACTCAAGACCGGCAAGGTCGTGAGTGCGGTCGAGAAGAATGCCGATGTGATGACAGAAGCAGACGCGGCCATGGGGCACATGGTTGACCTTCTCACCCTGTTTGAAACGGAGGACACCCCCTACATCTCGCGGCCCCGGCCGCAATTCCTGACCTATGATGGCGACTATGACCATCTGGCCCGAGTGAAAGAATGGCAGACAGCAACCGACACCGATTGA
- a CDS encoding wax ester/triacylglycerol synthase family O-acyltransferase gives MEQLSGMDASFLYFETKNAPMHIGSVAIYDQSTVEGGVLGFKEILKNYEARLHMSRAFRQRLAFVPANLDHPYWFEDPDFDVEFHVRHIALPHPGDWRQLCIQASRLHSRALDTNRPLWEMYVIEGLDNVEGIPKGSFAILSKVHHAIIDGVSGAEMVAAIHDLKPDAKPEPPKEPWVPEREPLAMELLARTAGHTAVQPFRLANVVARSVPALARAGLKMSTGDLKSSGPVPRTRFNGCVSPHRVFDGRSFAIDDLKFIRTTVPGATINDVVLTVCGGALRKYLSDKEELPGDSLVAMTPISVRSPDKQKSAGNQVSAMTVAIGTDIEEPMKRLEAVFEHTTNSKELTNAVGAKTMTDYTQFIPSTTAGMAARLYTGLGLANRMKLPMNCVITNVPGPNVPLYMTGARLVTQFGTGPILDGMGLIMPVFSYGGQITISITSCREMIPDPSFFADCIQESFDELMAAAKKRAASPAFKKAMKAAPKKRASLSRSAVPAHQSDASLSERDGTTVSKAKASPKAKTKAKAKTKTKTKRKTTSKAKAKAAAKKPAAATEEAQGDLLSEDKVVSIQAAE, from the coding sequence ATGGAACAGCTCAGCGGAATGGACGCCTCGTTTCTGTATTTTGAAACGAAGAATGCGCCCATGCATATCGGCTCAGTGGCGATTTATGACCAGTCAACCGTCGAAGGCGGCGTGCTTGGTTTCAAGGAAATTCTGAAGAACTACGAAGCGCGCCTGCATATGTCCCGCGCCTTCCGTCAGCGTCTGGCATTCGTGCCGGCCAATCTGGATCATCCCTACTGGTTTGAGGATCCGGACTTTGACGTTGAGTTCCACGTGCGCCACATCGCGCTGCCGCACCCCGGTGACTGGCGCCAGCTGTGCATTCAGGCATCGCGCCTTCACTCCCGCGCGCTGGATACCAACCGCCCGCTCTGGGAAATGTATGTGATTGAAGGCCTCGACAATGTGGAAGGCATCCCCAAGGGATCCTTCGCCATCCTGTCAAAGGTTCACCACGCCATTATTGACGGTGTGTCCGGCGCTGAAATGGTTGCCGCGATCCATGACCTGAAGCCGGATGCGAAACCTGAACCTCCCAAGGAGCCATGGGTGCCCGAGCGTGAACCGCTGGCGATGGAACTCCTGGCCCGCACCGCTGGTCACACGGCTGTTCAGCCCTTCCGCCTTGCCAATGTGGTTGCGCGCTCGGTGCCTGCTCTGGCCCGCGCCGGCCTCAAGATGTCGACAGGCGATCTCAAGTCATCTGGCCCTGTGCCGCGCACACGCTTCAATGGCTGCGTGTCGCCACACCGCGTGTTTGATGGCCGCAGCTTTGCCATTGATGATCTGAAGTTCATCCGCACGACGGTCCCCGGCGCGACCATCAACGACGTGGTGCTGACGGTCTGCGGCGGTGCGCTGCGGAAATATCTGTCGGACAAGGAAGAGCTTCCCGGCGATTCACTGGTCGCCATGACGCCAATTTCTGTCCGCTCGCCGGACAAGCAGAAATCTGCGGGCAACCAGGTGTCCGCCATGACGGTGGCCATCGGTACCGACATTGAAGAACCGATGAAGCGCCTTGAGGCGGTGTTTGAACACACCACCAACTCCAAGGAACTGACCAACGCCGTCGGCGCCAAGACGATGACGGACTACACCCAGTTTATTCCGTCCACCACGGCGGGTATGGCTGCACGGCTCTACACCGGTCTTGGCCTCGCCAACCGGATGAAGCTGCCGATGAACTGCGTCATCACCAATGTGCCGGGCCCCAATGTGCCGCTCTACATGACCGGCGCACGTCTGGTTACGCAGTTTGGTACAGGCCCGATCCTGGATGGCATGGGTCTCATCATGCCGGTATTCAGCTATGGCGGTCAGATCACGATTTCGATCACCTCATGCCGCGAGATGATCCCGGATCCAAGCTTCTTTGCGGACTGCATCCAGGAAAGCTTCGATGAGCTGATGGCCGCTGCCAAGAAGCGCGCCGCTTCCCCTGCCTTCAAGAAGGCCATGAAGGCAGCACCGAAGAAGCGGGCCTCCCTGTCACGCTCTGCGGTTCCAGCACATCAGTCTGACGCAAGCCTGAGCGAGCGGGACGGCACGACCGTTTCCAAGGCCAAGGCTTCACCGAAGGCCAAAACAAAGGCCAAGGCGAAAACCAAAACCAAAACCAAGCGCAAGACTACGTCCAAGGCAAAGGCCAAGGCGGCTGCCAAGAAACCAGCAGCGGCAACGGAAGAAGCACAGGGCGACTTGCTGAGCGAAGACAAGGTCGTGTCGATCCAGGCTGCTGAATAA